From the Endomicrobiales bacterium genome, one window contains:
- the hydF gene encoding [FeFe] hydrogenase H-cluster maturation GTPase HydF, protein MNTTPKSLRLQIAVFGRMNVGKSTFINTLCGQNVSITSAQPGTTTDTVEKAMELLPIGPVLFIDTAGIDDKSELGTLRVGKTKKVFQRADVVVVVVESEVWGEFEDYIAQNATERKLPFIVVINKVDLKAPSENFLKLIKEKSKNYITACSIDLEDREKLLEVFKSKIISICSADFLNPPPLISDLVGAGGLAVMVVPIDLQAPKGRLILPQVQTIREALDSDAMCLVVKERELSFALSSINIKPSIVVCDSQVVLKTLADVPKNIKCTTFSILFARLKGNLSEMARGAAALGKLKRGDKVLIAESCTHHALEDDIGRVKIPRWIKQYTGASVEIDHSCGMDYPENLSQYKLVVHCGGCMLNRVQMLSRIQQAHSSGVAITNYGLCISFVQGVIERVLEPFPDALEAYKSEFD, encoded by the coding sequence ATGAATACCACACCAAAAAGTTTACGGTTGCAAATTGCGGTTTTTGGCCGTATGAATGTTGGCAAGTCAACATTTATTAATACACTTTGCGGCCAAAATGTTTCCATAACTTCAGCACAACCTGGCACAACAACCGATACGGTTGAAAAAGCAATGGAACTGTTGCCTATTGGCCCTGTGCTTTTTATAGATACAGCTGGAATAGACGACAAAAGTGAGCTTGGAACATTAAGGGTTGGGAAAACAAAAAAAGTTTTTCAAAGGGCAGATGTTGTTGTGGTAGTTGTTGAAAGCGAAGTGTGGGGTGAGTTTGAAGATTACATCGCGCAAAATGCAACGGAACGCAAATTGCCGTTTATTGTTGTTATAAACAAAGTTGACTTGAAAGCACCTTCAGAGAACTTTTTAAAGCTAATAAAAGAAAAGTCAAAAAACTACATAACCGCTTGCTCAATAGATTTGGAAGATAGAGAAAAACTACTTGAGGTGTTTAAATCCAAAATAATTTCTATTTGTTCGGCAGATTTTCTTAACCCCCCGCCGCTTATAAGCGATTTAGTTGGCGCGGGTGGTTTGGCTGTAATGGTAGTTCCAATTGATTTACAAGCCCCAAAGGGGCGGCTTATATTGCCTCAAGTGCAAACAATACGCGAAGCACTTGATTCAGACGCAATGTGCCTTGTTGTAAAAGAGCGCGAGCTGTCATTTGCTCTAAGCTCAATTAACATAAAACCAAGCATAGTTGTTTGCGACTCCCAAGTTGTACTAAAAACTCTGGCTGATGTTCCCAAGAATATTAAATGTACAACTTTCTCAATACTTTTTGCGCGTCTTAAAGGCAACCTGTCAGAAATGGCGCGTGGCGCGGCAGCGCTTGGCAAGTTAAAACGCGGAGATAAAGTTCTTATTGCCGAGTCGTGCACACACCATGCTTTGGAAGATGATATTGGCCGTGTAAAAATACCTCGTTGGATAAAACAATATACCGGTGCAAGCGTTGAAATAGATCATTCTTGTGGAATGGATTATCCCGAAAATCTTTCGCAATACAAATTGGTAGTTCACTGCGGAGGATGTATGTTAAACCGCGTGCAGATGCTTTCGCGAATACAGCAGGCACACTCAAGTGGCGTTGCCATAACAAATTACGGCCTTTGCATTTCTTTCGTTCAGGGTGTTATAGAGCGTGTTTTAGAACCGTTTCCCGATGCACTAGAAGCATATAAATCCGAATTTGATTAA
- the hydE gene encoding [FeFe] hydrogenase H-cluster radical SAM maturase HydE, with protein sequence MANEVVQKTLQRVFNAKIPSIEDVEFLLTLEQGQGLEDLYAFSQKVCDEFVGKGVLLRGIIEFSNYCKNACHYCGLNRNNLNVNRYRMSQEEILKCVDHIYSKGVRTVVLQSGEDPAISVNEIAKIVEQIMQKYDIAITLSCGERSKEDYKLWKNAGVQRYLLRIESTDEFLYNSLHDGMLLSNRLRCLKDLRDLGYQVGSGIMVGLKGQTVKSIAKDIIFFGEQNFDMMGIGPFIAHNQTPLANEPSGKAEDVLKVVALTRIVTKNSHIPATTALGSLDRDYRIDALKVGANVIMPNFTKDEYKVLYEIYPNKRCINEPAGACVNCNEAMAKAAGKYIDYSIGHSLKPIK encoded by the coding sequence ATGGCAAATGAAGTGGTTCAAAAAACTTTGCAAAGGGTATTTAACGCAAAAATACCGTCTATAGAAGATGTTGAGTTTTTGCTTACATTAGAGCAAGGACAAGGGCTTGAAGATTTATACGCATTTTCGCAAAAAGTATGCGATGAGTTTGTTGGCAAAGGTGTTCTACTGCGCGGCATAATTGAGTTTTCAAATTATTGTAAAAATGCTTGTCACTATTGCGGCTTAAATCGCAACAATTTAAATGTTAACCGTTATAGAATGAGCCAAGAAGAAATTTTAAAGTGTGTTGATCACATTTATTCTAAAGGCGTACGAACGGTTGTTTTGCAATCTGGTGAAGACCCTGCTATATCGGTAAATGAAATCGCTAAAATAGTTGAGCAAATAATGCAAAAGTATGACATTGCCATAACGCTTTCATGCGGTGAGCGTTCAAAAGAAGATTACAAGCTTTGGAAAAATGCTGGTGTTCAAAGGTACTTGCTTAGAATTGAGAGTACTGATGAGTTTTTATATAACTCCTTGCATGATGGAATGCTTTTAAGTAACCGCTTGCGTTGCCTGAAAGATTTAAGAGACCTTGGTTATCAGGTTGGTTCTGGAATAATGGTGGGGCTAAAGGGTCAAACTGTTAAAAGCATTGCCAAAGATATTATTTTTTTTGGAGAACAAAACTTTGATATGATGGGCATAGGACCTTTTATCGCACACAATCAAACACCCCTTGCTAATGAACCATCTGGCAAAGCAGAAGATGTATTAAAAGTTGTCGCGCTTACAAGAATTGTCACAAAAAATTCTCATATTCCAGCAACAACCGCGTTAGGTTCTCTTGATAGGGATTACAGAATAGACGCATTAAAAGTTGGTGCGAATGTAATAATGCCAAATTTTACAAAAGATGAATACAAAGTACTTTATGAAATATATCCAAATAAACGGTGTATAAATGAGCCGGCAGGTGCTTGTGTAAATTGCAATGAAGCTATGGCAAAAGCGGCTGGTAAATACATTGATTACTCAATAGGGCATTCGTTAAAGCCAATAAAGTAG
- a CDS encoding aspartate ammonia-lyase produces the protein MAKRIEKDLLGEMEIDESALWGIHTQRALANFNLSGYKISPRLISALALVKKACMLSNFKLGYIEEKKAQAILTACDEIINGTLNYAFILDALQGGAGTSINMNMNEVIANRALELLGEKKGSYKIIDPIETVNMHQSTNDVFPTALKIAAINCIRELSSEIASLQGELQKKEKEFSSIVKIGRTQMQDAVPITLGAEFGAFAEAFSRDRWRVFKCEERLRLVNIGGTAVGTALGAPRKYVFLVIEELRKLSGFGLARGENLLDQTANNDVFVEVSGILKANAASLIKVSKDLRLLAMLGELHLKPLQAGSSIMPGKVNPVALEAVIGCALKVKANDVLIFDAVSNGTLQINEYMPLIAFAMLESVNLLLNANKLLCEHIKDIRADERVCKELLYKSPGVVNAFLPLLGYKKIEEIINEASNEKKDVIAVIEKHLGKEVVEQVLSSENLTRTLQ, from the coding sequence ATGGCTAAACGCATAGAAAAAGATTTACTTGGTGAAATGGAAATTGATGAAAGCGCACTTTGGGGCATACATACCCAGAGGGCATTAGCTAATTTCAACTTAAGCGGTTATAAAATATCACCCAGATTAATTAGCGCATTGGCACTTGTTAAAAAAGCGTGTATGCTTTCAAACTTTAAACTTGGCTATATTGAAGAAAAAAAAGCACAAGCTATTTTAACTGCCTGTGATGAAATAATAAATGGGACTTTGAATTACGCATTCATTCTTGATGCCTTGCAAGGTGGTGCGGGTACTTCTATAAATATGAACATGAATGAAGTTATTGCAAATCGCGCGCTTGAACTGCTTGGTGAAAAAAAAGGCAGTTATAAAATAATAGACCCAATTGAAACCGTAAATATGCATCAGTCAACAAACGATGTTTTTCCAACTGCATTAAAAATTGCGGCAATAAACTGCATAAGAGAATTGAGTAGTGAAATTGCCTCTTTGCAGGGTGAACTTCAAAAAAAAGAAAAAGAGTTTAGCAGCATAGTTAAAATTGGCCGCACTCAAATGCAAGATGCCGTGCCTATAACATTAGGCGCGGAGTTTGGTGCTTTTGCTGAAGCATTTAGCAGAGACCGCTGGCGTGTTTTTAAGTGCGAGGAGCGCCTTAGATTAGTAAATATAGGCGGAACGGCCGTGGGCACTGCATTGGGCGCACCGCGCAAATATGTGTTTTTGGTTATTGAGGAACTGCGAAAACTCAGTGGGTTTGGCCTTGCAAGAGGTGAAAACCTGCTTGACCAAACCGCAAACAACGATGTTTTTGTGGAGGTGTCGGGTATCTTAAAGGCAAATGCTGCAAGTTTAATTAAGGTGTCAAAAGACCTGCGCCTTTTAGCTATGCTTGGCGAACTTCACCTTAAACCTTTGCAGGCTGGCTCTTCAATAATGCCGGGTAAGGTTAACCCTGTTGCCCTTGAAGCGGTAATTGGGTGCGCCTTAAAAGTAAAAGCAAATGATGTACTTATATTTGATGCCGTTTCTAACGGTACTTTACAGATAAACGAATATATGCCTTTAATTGCATTTGCTATGTTGGAATCTGTTAATTTGCTGCTAAATGCAAATAAATTACTTTGCGAACATATTAAAGATATCAGAGCAGATGAACGGGTATGTAAAGAGCTTTTATATAAAAGCCCGGGTGTAGTTAATGCATTTTTGCCATTGCTCGGTTATAAAAAAATAGAAGAGATAATAAATGAAGCAAGCAATGAAAAAAAAGATGTTATAGCTGTTATAGAAAAACATCTTGGCAAAGAAGTTGTTGAACAGGTGCTTTCTTCGGAAAATTTAACACGGACTTTGCAATAG
- a CDS encoding iron-only hydrogenase system regulator: protein MNKRLGFVGIVIESRQKSAHFVNDVLSEFGELIVARTGVPYKEKHCSVITLIVDATNDELGALTGKLGQIENVSVKSALSKV from the coding sequence ATGAACAAAAGATTAGGTTTTGTTGGAATCGTTATTGAGAGCAGGCAAAAAAGTGCGCATTTTGTAAATGATGTGTTAAGTGAGTTTGGTGAACTAATTGTTGCTCGCACAGGTGTACCTTATAAAGAAAAGCACTGTAGTGTAATAACACTAATTGTTGATGCAACAAACGATGAACTCGGAGCGTTAACCGGAAAACTTGGGCAAATTGAAAATGTTTCCGTTAAATCGGCTCTCAGTAAAGTATAA